The following proteins are co-located in the Solenopsis invicta isolate M01_SB chromosome 7, UNIL_Sinv_3.0, whole genome shotgun sequence genome:
- the LOC113005677 gene encoding uncharacterized protein LOC113005677 isoform X2 has translation MGLQMECLPKSSHLCSLHFSDDDFDRSSLTRIRLRENAIPISNISKVAGAEEVSLQSNTLSATSTESVHEDDSICEPEISRITLKRKREEESTSFGVYTERLEDTPRKKLLRKTLMHQKKYYERQVQTLKQKNKRYEKRIAQLNIVLKELKQKSLLADEHADILKTIDLVSPSNYK, from the exons ATGGGCCTTCAGATGGAATGTTTACCCAAGTCTTCACATTTATGCTCGTTGCATTTTTCGGACGACGACTTCGATCGCAGTTCCCTGACACGAATAAGATTGAGAGAAAATGCCATTCCAATT tcaaatatttcaaaagttgcGGGTGCAGAAGAAGTCTCTTTGCAAAGTAATACATTGTCAGCTACATCAACAGAGTCGGTGCACGAGGATGATTCGATT TGCGAGCCGGAAATAAGCAgaattacattaaaaagaaaaagagaagaagagtcTACTTCATTTGGTGTGTATACCGAGCGACTGGAGGATACACCACGGAAAAAATTATTGCGCAAAACTTTAATGCACcaaaagaaatattatgaaagGCAAGTGcaaacattaaaacaaaaaaataagcgGTATGAGAAACGGATCGCGCAATTGAATATAGTTCTAAAAGAACtcaaacaaaaaagtttattggcAGACGAACATGccgatatattaaaaacaatag ACTTGGTTTCCCCATCCAATTacaaatga